Part of the Methylovirgula sp. 4M-Z18 genome is shown below.
TGCGGGATGGGCGAATACGTCCTCGACCTTGCCGCTTTCCATCACACGCCCGTTGTGCAGGACCGAAACCGTATCGGCGATCTGGCGCACGACCGCGAGATCATGCGAAACGAAGAGATAGGTGAGGCCGAGCGCGCGCTGCAATTCGTCGAGCAAAGTGAGGATTTGTGCCTGTACGGTCACGTCGAGCGCCGATACCGCTTCGTCGAGCACGAGGATTTGTGGTTCGAGCACGAGTGCGCGGGCAATGGCGACGCGCTGGCGCTGACCGCCCGACAGGGCAAGCGGCGTACGATTGTGGAGGCTTGAAGGAAGACCGACGCGCTCGATGAGCCCGGCCACTTTGCGCTCCCGCTCGGCCTTGTCGCCGAGAGCGAAATTCAAAAGCGGTTCCTCGATGATCTGAAAAATCGTCTGGCGCGGATCGAGGGAATTGTAAGGGTTCTGATAGACGAGTTGAATCTTGCGCCGGAACTGGCGCAACGCTTCGCCCCGCAAACTGGTCCAGTCCGTGCCGTCGACGAGAATGCGCCCTGCGGTCGGCTTCAGCAGGCCGACGACATTGCGCGCGATCGTCGTTTTGCCCGAGCCCGATTCGCCGACGATGGCGTGGGTCGTGCCGCTGCGCACGGTGAGCGATACATCGTCCACCGCGCGAAAGGCCCGACGCCGCTCGACGACGAAGTCTTGCACCAGATGCTCGACGATGATCGCATTACCGGCCGTTTGCGACACGGGCGGGCGCGGCGGGCGGTTGACGGCGCGGGCGAGCGACGGCGCATCGGCGAGCAATTGTTCAGTATAGGCGCTGTACGGCGCGGCGATGATCGCGCCGGTTGCGCCTTGCTCGCGAATCTCGCCATTTTGCAGCACGATCAGGCGGTCGGCCCGGTCGGCGGCAACGCCGAGATCGTGGGTAACGAGAAGAACCGCCGTGCCATAGGCGCGTCGCAGATCGTCGATGAGATCGAGAATGCGCTTTTGCACGGTGACGTCGAGCGCGCTCGTCGGTTCGTCCGCGATGATCAGCGCCGGCCGCATGGCAATGGCGATGGCGATCAGGACGCGCTGGCGCATGCCGCCCGAAAGCTCATGCGGAAATTGTTTGGCGCGCAATTCGGGCTGCGACAACCCGACGCGCGCGAGCAGTTTCACCACTTGCGCTTCGACGACGGCCGAGCGCGCCCGTTCGTGGATCTGCATGATTTCGGCGATCTGCTTGCCGATCGGCACGACGGGATTGAGCGAACTTGCCGGATCCTGCGGAATGAGGCTGATGCGCGCGCCGCGGATGGCATTGAGCTCTCGTTGCGGCAGGCGGGAAATATCGTTGCCGTTCAGGCGAATCGTGCCGCGGTCGAGGCGGCCGTTGCTCGGCAAGAGGCCGATGATCGCTTGCGCCGTCGTGGTCTTGCCAGATCCGGATTCGCCGACCAGCGCGACGATCTCGCCGGGCTGGATGGCGAAGGATACGCCGCGCACGACCTGCGTATCGTTTTCGTCGCTGCGGTAGGAAACAGCCAGATCGCTCACTTCCAGCAGCGGCGGGCGTGGTGTTGTCGCGTTGTTACTCATGCCGTCCTCTTGCGCATGGATTGGCTTATCCGGTTTGCGGACAGCACGAGCAACACGATAGCAATGCCTGGAAAGGTCGTCAGCCACCAGGCCGTCGAGATGTAGTTGCGCCCTTCCGCCACCAAGAGGCCCCACTCGGGCGTCGGCGGCGGCGCGCCATAGCCGAGAAAGCCCAAGGTCGCGGTCAGGATGATCGCCGTGCCGAATTGCAACGCCGCATAGGCGATCACGGCGGTAAGGGAATTGGGCAGCACGTGCCGCCACAATACTTTGCCGAACGTGCCGCCGCTGCCGAACGCAGCCTCAACATAATCGCTGCGCCGCACGCGCATGACTTCCGAGCGCGCGAGGCGGGCGAAATGGGCGATCGAGGTTGCACCGACTGCGAGTGCGACTTGAAGGGTGCCAAATCCGAGAAAGATGATGAGGCTCATGGCGAGCAGCAGGTCGGGGATGGCCAGGAGCACGTCAACCAGCCGCATGATCGCGTCGTCGATGCGATTGTTGAGCGAGCCCGCGAGAAGGCCGAGCAGCGTGCCGAAAATCGATCCTACCGCAACCGCAAGAAAAGCGCCGGCGAGTGAGTGAACGGCGCCGTAGATGATGCGGGCCAAAACATCGCGACCGATTTGATCCGTGCCGAGCGGGTGCGCCACGCTCGGTGGCAGAAGCTGCTGGCCGGCGATTCCTTCCGTGCCGCTATAGGGCGTGAAAGCCCAAGGCACGATGGCCCACAGCGCCACGATGGCAACGACGAGCCAGGCAAGAATCAAACCAGGCTGAAGTCTTGGGCGCCGAAAGGCCGGCGCGCGAAGATCGCTTTGCAACACGCTCATGGCGTCGCTCCGATCTTCCGGCCGAGGCGCGGATCGAGCAGCGGAAAAATCACATCGACGAGGAGATTGATGAGAACGAAAGCCAAAGCTGACAGCAGGACGATCGCCTGCAGCACCGATGTGTCTTCGTTCAGCACTGCTTTCGCGGTCAATGTGCCGAGGCCGTCGAGGCCGAAGACCGTTTCGGTGACGATGGCGGTGACGAGCAGCCGCCCAAGCAGAATGCCCGCGATGGTGAGGGCGGGGAGAATGGCATTGCGCGCGATATGCCGCCACAACACGCGGCTATGCGAAGCACCCTTGGCGCGCGCCACCGCCACGAAGGGCTGCGCCTTCACGTCATCGATACTGCGCAGCAGAATTTGCGCGAGCGGCGCCGAAATCGGCACGGCGACGGTGAGGACGGGGAGGATCAAGCCCTGCCATTCGCCCGGATTGATGACCGGAATGAGCTTCAGGCGGAAGGATACGATCTGGATGAGGATGATGCCGAGCCAGAAGGACGGGATCGAGGTGAACAGCGCCGGCAGCGCGGCGAGGGTCGAGCGCAGCCACGCCCATTCGGTCAGATGGGCTGCAAAGGCAATGGCGAGGGCGAAAATCACCGCGAGGAGAAAGCTGAGAGCGGTCAGGCGCAAGGTGACGGGGAGGTTCGTGGCAAGTTGTTCGCTGACCGGCACGCCGTCTTGAATCGAATAGCCTAAGTTGCCGGTCATGATATTGCCGATCGCGTGCAGATATTGCTGCCACAACGGGCTATCGGCCCCATAGGAGGCGCGGATGGCAGCGATCTGCTCGGGGCTCAAGCCGAGATCCGGATTTTGAAACTTGATCATGATCGCATCGCCCGGCATCGCCTGCAGCAGGATGAAGGAAACGGTGAACGCCGCCCACAGCACGAACAGCGCCTGCCCAAATCTGCTTGCCACATAATGCAACATCGCGGTTCTCGTATCGGTCTGCGCGCGGCAGACGGGGTTACGCCAACGGAGCGAACCCTTCTCGCGCGTCATCGCGCAGGAGAAGGTTTTTCACGTCTCAATGCTTGTCGAGCCAGACGCTATAAAAACTCGGCCGGCCCACGGCTTCGAAGGCGATGCCTTTCGTATAGGGCGCGCCGGCAAAGACCTGCGGCTCTTCGAAAATCGGCACCACATAGGCTTGGTCGATCAGATAGTTCTGCGCGGTGCCGGCATCGGCGAGGCGCTTAGCGCTGTCGGTCTCTGCTGCG
Proteins encoded:
- a CDS encoding ABC transporter permease; its protein translation is MLHYVASRFGQALFVLWAAFTVSFILLQAMPGDAIMIKFQNPDLGLSPEQIAAIRASYGADSPLWQQYLHAIGNIMTGNLGYSIQDGVPVSEQLATNLPVTLRLTALSFLLAVIFALAIAFAAHLTEWAWLRSTLAALPALFTSIPSFWLGIILIQIVSFRLKLIPVINPGEWQGLILPVLTVAVPISAPLAQILLRSIDDVKAQPFVAVARAKGASHSRVLWRHIARNAILPALTIAGILLGRLLVTAIVTETVFGLDGLGTLTAKAVLNEDTSVLQAIVLLSALAFVLINLLVDVIFPLLDPRLGRKIGATP
- a CDS encoding dipeptide ABC transporter ATP-binding protein; translation: MSNNATTPRPPLLEVSDLAVSYRSDENDTQVVRGVSFAIQPGEIVALVGESGSGKTTTAQAIIGLLPSNGRLDRGTIRLNGNDISRLPQRELNAIRGARISLIPQDPASSLNPVVPIGKQIAEIMQIHERARSAVVEAQVVKLLARVGLSQPELRAKQFPHELSGGMRQRVLIAIAIAMRPALIIADEPTSALDVTVQKRILDLIDDLRRAYGTAVLLVTHDLGVAADRADRLIVLQNGEIREQGATGAIIAAPYSAYTEQLLADAPSLARAVNRPPRPPVSQTAGNAIIVEHLVQDFVVERRRAFRAVDDVSLTVRSGTTHAIVGESGSGKTTIARNVVGLLKPTAGRILVDGTDWTSLRGEALRQFRRKIQLVYQNPYNSLDPRQTIFQIIEEPLLNFALGDKAERERKVAGLIERVGLPSSLHNRTPLALSGGQRQRVAIARALVLEPQILVLDEAVSALDVTVQAQILTLLDELQRALGLTYLFVSHDLAVVRQIADTVSVLHNGRVMESGKVEDVFAHPASPYTRTLLEAIPGQSFRAPAAPGEGPSLMAFEHGSTAKAYTL
- a CDS encoding ABC transporter permease; the protein is MSVLQSDLRAPAFRRPRLQPGLILAWLVVAIVALWAIVPWAFTPYSGTEGIAGQQLLPPSVAHPLGTDQIGRDVLARIIYGAVHSLAGAFLAVAVGSIFGTLLGLLAGSLNNRIDDAIMRLVDVLLAIPDLLLAMSLIIFLGFGTLQVALAVGATSIAHFARLARSEVMRVRRSDYVEAAFGSGGTFGKVLWRHVLPNSLTAVIAYAALQFGTAIILTATLGFLGYGAPPPTPEWGLLVAEGRNYISTAWWLTTFPGIAIVLLVLSANRISQSMRKRTA